The following coding sequences are from one Venturia canescens isolate UGA chromosome 5, ASM1945775v1, whole genome shotgun sequence window:
- the LOC122411697 gene encoding modular serine protease-like: protein MYRITTLLILQIFGSEGVEDVLSFAKPDNVSTFVCTDGSRIELSNVCNGLPDCPDSSDELKKLCHHVVCPKTFYRCSYGACVARKARCDGYRDCFDGSDEFACELVEICTDRQHRCLTSDLCLPLDKICNGYSDCSDGSDETEILCEDYPCPSSGFRCAYGGCVHQETICDGVKDCLDGSDEKSSACPTVNCNGTECLTVTCGEEEFGCESGDQCIPARRVCDGTHQCRDASDERPEVCATRKCQDGFFRCRYGACIPGALKCNIQANCHDWSDEDESACGVSLPEGACRLPPTKPATQYRVSNCADCRPAQVVPQLTRLDYSCTGDGALEGSSTVHCLGNRWNPPVPVCVTESRDITCPPLEAPGAQKTCKLLWGAERGWIDCNGTISVGTRASLECPEFYERESGASSVICLHDGTWSQRPLRCRPICGIRDDYSAAALIINGWELKPEEALPWHATLFSHENGEWKFFCGGSLIGERAVLTAAHCVWKTDETTVRVALASFSSNFTAQAEITQVFQVVSVRLQNAYQDHEGNYGSDAAVLILDRAATLNEAVRPVCLDRSKSIEETRRIGEIGLVAGMGITENNTFSARLRTTTLKLVSREKCREAQKRDFRKYITYTTLCAGWLNGSAVCNGDSGGGLFLRSSNNSSIWEVHGIVSVSPRRLGTSICDPDYYTVFTKVSPYVDWILQILSELPVLGPPSQQEIRPNNDFIRLK, encoded by the exons ATGTACCGCATTACAACACTCttgattttacaaatttttg GTTCGGAGGGGGTCGAGGATGTTTTATCGTTCGCGAAGCCCGACAACGTTTCGACTTTCGTTTGTACCGATGGCTCGAGGATAGAATTGTCCAACGTTTGCAACGGATTGCCGGACTGTCCAGACTCCTCGGACGAGCTCAAAAAACTCTGTCATCACGTAGT GTGTCCGAAGACGTTTTACCGGTGCTCGTACGGCGCGTGCGTTGCAAGAAAAGCTCGCTGCGACGGTTATCGAGACTGTTTCGACGGGAGCGACGAATTCGCCTGCGAACTCGTTGAAATTTGTACCGATCGACAGCATCGCTGCTTAACGTCGGATCTGTGTCTTCCACTCGATAAAATTTGTAACG GTTATTCGGATTGTTCCGACGGGAGTGACGAAACGGAAATACTCTGCGAAGATTACCCCTGCCCCTCTTCCGGTTTCCGTTGCGCTTACGGTGGCTGCGTTCATCAGGAAACGATATGCGACGGTGTGAAAGATTGTCTCGACGGTAGTGACGAAAAGAGCTCTGCTTGCCCGACCGTTAATTGCAACGGAACCGAATGTCTCACCGTAACGTGCGG TGAAGAAGAATTCGGTTGTGAAAGCGGAGATCAATGTATTCCGGCGCGGAGAGTCTGTGACGGGACGCATCAGTGTCGCGATGCATCGGACGAGCGACCAGAAGTTTGCGCAACCCGCAA GTGTCAAGACGGCTTCTTCAGATGTCGATACGGGGCTTGCATACCGGGGGCTCTGAAGTGCAATATTCAAGCGAACTGCCACGATTGGAGCGACGAGGACGAATCGGCATGCGGAGTCTCACTCCCGGAAGGTGCTTGTCGCCTTCCACCGACCAAACCCGCAACTCAGTATCGAGTTTCCAACTGCGCCGACTGTCGGCCCGCTCAGGTGGTGCCACAATTGACGAGGCTCGATTACTCCTGCACGGGGGATGGTGCTCTCGAGGGCTCGAGCACCGTCCACTGTCTCGGCAACCGGTGGAATCCTCCCGTTCCGGTTTGCGTCACCG AGAGCCGGGATATAACGTGTCCGCCGTTGGAGGCTCCCGGAGCCCAAAAAACTTGCAAACTCCTCTGGGGAGCTGAGCGAGGGTGGATCGATTGCAACGGTACGATTAGCGTGGGAACTCGGGCGAGTCTCGAATGTCCAGAGTTTTACGAACGCGAGAGCGGTGCCAGTAGCGTGATTTGTCTTCACGACGGAACTTGGAGCCAACGTCCTCTTCGTTGCCGACCGATCTGTGGCATCCGCGACGACTATTccg CGGCTGCTCTCATAATAAACGGTTGGGAATTGAAACCCGAGGAAGCTCTTCCCTGGCACGCGACATTATTTTCCCACGAAAATGGCGAGTGGAAGTTCTTCTGTGGCGGAAGTTTGATCGGCGAACGCGCGGTTTTAACCGCTGCTCATTGCGTATGGAAGACCGACGAGACGACTGTCAGAGTCGCGCTCGCCAGTTTTTCCAGCAATTTTACGGCGCAGGCCGAAATAACTCAGGTTTTTCAGGTTGTCAGCGTCCGATTGCAAAATGCCTATCAGGATCACGAGGGGAACTATGGATCGGACGCTGCTGTCCTTATCCTCGATCGAGCAGCCACCTTGAACGAGGCGGTTAGGCCGGTTTGTCTCGATCGATCGAAATCTATCGAAGAAACGCGGAGGATCGGCGAGATCGGCTTGGTCGCAg GCATGGGAATAACTGAGAACAACACGTTCAGCGCGAGGTTGCGAACAACGACGCTGAAATTGGTGAGCCGAGAGAAATGTCGCGAGGCTCAGAAGCgtgattttcgaaaatacatAACATACACGACCTTGTGCGCCGGATGGTTGAACGGAAGTGCTGTCTGTAACGGCGACAGTGGCGGTGGGCTCTTCCTTCGCAGCTCGAACAATTCGAGCATTTGGGAAGTCCACGGTATCGTTTCTGTCAGTCCCAGACGTCTCGGCACCAGTATCTGCGATCCCGACTATTATACGGTTTTCACAAAA gttTCCCCCTACGTCGATTGGatccttcaaattttgagCGAACTTCCGGTCCTCGGGCCTCCCTCTCAACAGGAAATTCGACCGAACAACGATTTCATTCGATTAAAATAA
- the LOC122411700 gene encoding uncharacterized protein, producing MEFRDASEGMSFQKSMTIRNIGKVPAYVKICQPNSMAVKIKTLKRSVMLSPGLALVRTVTYSFKRPALLRATIPIEINHHPIDYRIICSLSTEYISINPGAVDFRIVDIGCSSSTEIITISNVGGKSTRFTIDLGKNDLEVTVKPHRGIVRPRSSVKLHVEMIGLAEGTFYSEFWTSTRRAIRLTASSR from the exons ATGGAGTTCAGGGACGCCAGCGAGGGTATGAGCTTTCAAAAAAGCATGACCATCAGAAACATCGGAAAAGTTCCTGCATACGTTAAAATTTGTCAGCCGAATTCAATG GCCGTTAAAATCAAGACGCTGAAAAGGAGCGTGATGCTCAGTCCGGGCTTGGCTCTGGTTCGAACGGTCACGTATTCTTTCAAAAGGCCCGCTCTACTTCGCGCGACCATCCCCATCGAGATAAATCATCATCCGATCGATTATCGCATTATTTGTTCGCTCAGTACCGAGTATATTAGCATCAATCCTGGCGCTGTTGATTTTCGTATCGTCGATATTGGCTGCTCTTCGAGCACCGAGATTATAACGATATCGAACGTCGGTGGCAAGAGCACGAG ATTTACCATTGACTTGGGGAAGAATGATCTGGAAGTGACTGTAAAACCTCATCGCGGAATAGTCCGACCGCGATCGAGCGTCAAGCTTCACGTCGAGATGATTGGATTGGCTGAGGGAACTTTTTACAGCGAATTTTG gaCATCGACGCGAAGAGCCATCCGGCTTACGGCGTCTTCGAGATAA
- the LOC122410813 gene encoding cilia- and flagella-associated protein 47-like, translating to MVFVRILRVHCREAEDLTKEEAKTNSSENDVSISSMGQRTSGEIVRLCIHGETELVQLQFIPDELNILNFEAYHTETRVLEIRNPSKHETVTFRFAANGAARCKPPEGVLRPQKSLQVSVTIGKQRLAWIQPRIKLGFDVIMKSHSFLSPKKCESVTVGTYFVCCHIRYKEKAKIAPLPSPVAFGTDEPSPFPEPKTPEKRNLRVYWANYLRTLVRTREQKAEAKRMKNAIEGWDEFEELLFSHCELFPKIVKNPIPVESNEMSDRKKAQMGEKYLNEARTLLPLTPLQIYNVKVSPAMFTFGMVVTKSLNFQELSIENKNVFPVMVKVMSRATRNIRFPNGNSVVLKAGSSVKILMEFRADQIGKFNSYINYIINENHSYELTIAADVVYKFLSIGARQIVLGDTEEFMSEECYRPLVGYVEVKNKLNAKTNFKWDVPTPMSYVINPIAGCVRGMRNLLVGITYEPDEVKIQSTEAIIVTEGGTYITLKLNTILPVRPAVAFLRDALNVGEVPLNVPYTTLGVIRNGEYNQVYFELDQSSQTHGLQAFPKKGFVPPRGIVPLRIILRFDVCMEFAIVIRVIIQHSHAIKLRVTGRVTFPMLKIQPAKIEMKRVSIDASRTNLVTMTNVGNTLLTLRFPLQDYPEFRIFLSDPSVGDQRTELEHEVGIIILPGNSRSLYLHFSPVDLASYEFYLPMIINEILGPIDVENENCLKPEEYISSGEERYAKTSNIVIDRAAGIDLPTLMIACTVAGHLVNLSKTEFNLDASVDQVQDTLRIINETNEATSLVVRIDELLKNNSPFTIDWDERGEKVDSTEGGASLVCTLKPRSETYLRVKFDPRDRQGDWSVEAPIFVEGHSEGEIFNSLKLRGKNPKCRIESNVREIYLCPVPLKNSTICARVDGPDRLIGEFRRELLSITFPQGSNVVADRSKKYLTSWQSESIQVRLAFRSSAPVSFRTKVEFFDAENEANFFVTVFATADNCLMSIHAYIISTGGSAGSNKFKLQRSSNLSIESEISDSFSMDQQASRGAQRRLLDGNATLSVHSNASQSSWNAAKILNNMKLKSAIAKEASGAEATLEEEEDDDDDDDDEDGEMEKNKQNHPAIDFIASAYERHMLRSLKVAEQWLYSGPLRYQFYPHVTEGITASFSNLFTTANMSEKRKSGRMNQSFIDILANVVGPELFDFIGAPPTVLPEDDAERIHIVLKTYENMLKFLIAKGACVCHVHARHLLNYSDYEMTLEHPKLMNTSKETCLEINLLHADRMELQNFEARSKQCWLDIILQTFKSFVLKGISADGLGRRISDNLELRNIERTKSESAFSFGDIMSEASVIKIEALARSKKTYSEPESLLLAWLEFHYEQQRQEKWLVHESTVLNPLEAKDETQERAITNFEQDLADGLVLITVTVAHCPFLVEHSFSNVYIRPRTSEEALHNAICLVSAWRKIRLGFMITPEEIIQPNAVQLLMLVTHLFETLPTYAPKAKIRFSCPLTEKITRPLNITNPSGSHVTYVLQFFANEAAFFKLLTERVVRLEPYRSANIQIEFYARKMQKTRAYLLLCGGAIGPTFSKNLCFVLVGGTSHLDIVEEYQIKSKLYQVLDKTLSVRVPYENAAEYVIWMTQEMPMKRATIKMERWSDLRLRKVPRRLFLNQKSMSVLEGAHKADLSVTVACIAPGIRNFWIIFTSKLGDFIIQITSSSRTSITDNLTVKWQRTSCICTDPSKNVVETCPLNISVRIPAKNTELWKCINHAFQKSLNPKEKSFWSRHLETNIGLRLIYYLMGDHTDATAKEFMHLFEPSATYKVSTIDKSSPLIIPGKLLTISDVKSASGEEIEMKIHMNKSMPRVYETTISLISLDKREHRLYNVHFLCENPTR from the exons ATGGTGTTCGTTAGAATACTGAGAGTTCACTGTAGAGAAGCCGAAGACTTGACGA aggaAGAAGCGAAAACGAATTCGAGCGAAAACGACGTTTCGATTTCTTCGATGGGCCAACGAACGAGTGGAGAAATCGTGAGACTTTGCATACACGGTGAAACTGAACTGGTGCAGTTGCAATTCATACCGGACGAATTGAATATCCTAAATTTCGAAGCCTACCACACGGAAACTCGAGTGCTCGAAATCAGGAATCCTTCGAAACACGAAACGGTCACCTTCCGCTTCGCGGCGAACGGAGCAGCTCGCTGCAAGCCCCCGGAAGGGGTTCTTCGGCCTCAGAAATCTCTTCAGGTCTCGGTGACTATTGGAAAGCAGAGACTGGCTTGGA TCCAGCCCAGAATCAAACTTGGCTTCGACGTAATAATGAAGAGTCACAGTTTTCTTTCTCCAAAGAAATGCGAGTCCGTCACAGTCGGCACTTATTTCGTGTGTTGTCACATCAGGTATAAGGAAAAAGCCAAAATTGCGCCGCTCCCTTCTCCAG TCGCGTTCGGCACCGACGAGCCGAGTCCGTTCCCTGAACCGAAAACCCCCGAGAAACGCAATCTCCGAGTATATTGGGCAAATTATCTGCGAACGCTCGTTCGAACTCGGGAGCAAAAAGCGGAGgctaaaagaatgaaaaacgcGATCGAAGGTTGGGACGAGTTCGAAGAATTACTTTTCAGTCATTGCGAgctatttccaaaaattgtgaaaaacccCATTCCCGTGGAGTCGAATGAAATGAGCGACCGGAAGAAAGCCCAAATGGGAGAGAAGTATCTGAACGAGGCGAGAACCCTGCTCCCTCTGACGCCACTGCAAATTTACAACGTCAAGGTTTCGCCGGCCATGTTCACATTTGGCATG GTCGTAACGAAGAGCTTGAATTTTCAAGAGCTATCGATCGAGAATAAGAACGTATTTCCGGTAATGGTGAAAGTGATGAGCCGGGCAACGCGAAACATTCGCTTTCCGAATGGAAATTCGGTGGTACTAAAAGCAGGATCCTCCGTAAAAATACTCATGGAATTCCGCGCGGATCAAATCGGGAAATTCAACAGTTACATCAATTACATAATCaacgaaaatcattcgtaCGAGCTGACAATCGCGGCCGAcgttgtttacaaatttttgtcGATCGGAGCCCGCCAAATCGTTCTCGGAGACACGGAAGAATTTATGTCGGAGGAGTGTTATCGGCCGCTCGTAGGATACGTCGAAGTTAAGAATAAATTGAACGCGAAAACAAATTTCAA ATGGGACGTGCCAACCCCGATGAGTTACGTCATCAACCCCATCGCCGGGTGTGTTCGCGGAATGAGGAATTTGCTCGTTGGCATAACTTACGAGCCTGATGAAGTGAAAATTCAAAGCACCGAGGCGATCATCGTCACGGAGGGCGGGACTTACATCACTTTGAAATTAAATACTATCCTGCCGGTTCGACCTGCGGTAGCTTTTTTGAGGGATGCGCTAAACGTTGGAGAAGTTCCTCTGAACGTTCCCTACACGACTCTCGGTGTAATCCGCAACGGAGAATACAACCAAGTTTATTTCGAGCTTGATCAGTCGTCCCAGACTCACGGATTGCAAGCTTTTCCAAAAAAAGGCTTCGTTCCACCCCGAGGAATCGTACCTCTTCGA aTTATTCTTAGGTTCGACGTTTGTATGGAATTCGCGATCGTAATTCGTGTGATTATTCAACACTCTCACGCGATAAAGCTACGAGTGACGGGTCGAGTTACGTTTCCCATGCTGAAAATTCAACCGGCCAAAATCGAGATGAAACGCGTTAGTATCGACGCATCACGGACTAATCTCGTGACGATGACAAACGTGGGAAATACTCTTCTCACGCTTCGTTTTCCGCTGCAAGACTATCCggagtttcgtatttttttgtcCGATCCGTCGGTCGGTGATCAACGCACGGAATTAG AACACGAAGTAGGAATAATCATACTCCCGGGGAATTCGAGATCGTTGTACCTCCATTTTAGCCCCGTCGATCTTGCCTCCTACGAGTTTTATTTACCAATgataataaacgaaattttggGCCCGATCGACGTGGAAAATGAGAATTGTTTGAAACCGGaagaatatatttcatcgggagaGGAGCGCTATGCGAAGACGAGTAATATTGTGATCGATCGAGCAGCGGGGATCGATCTACCGACGCTGATGATCGCTTGCACCGTTGCCGGGCATCTCGTGAACTTGAGCAAAACCGAATTTAACTTGGACGCGAGCGTCGATCAA GTTCAAGACACTCTGAGAATTatcaacgaaacgaacgaagcGACCTCGCTCGTCGTTCGGATTGATgagcttttgaaaaataatagccCTTTCACGATAGACTGGGACGAGCGAGGAGAGAAAGTCGATTCGACCGAAGGTGGTGCTTCATTGGTCTGTACCCTTAAGCCGAGATCCGAGACTTATTTGCGCGTGAAATTCGATCCGAGGGATCGACAAGGCGACTGGTCGGTCGAAGCACCTATTTTCGTTGAAGGACACTCGGAGGGTGAAATATTTAACAGTTTGAAGCTCAGGGGTAAAAATCCAAAATGTCGAATCGAGTCGAATGTTCGAGAAATTTATTTGTGTCCGGTTCCCCTGAAG aattctaCGATATGCGCCAGAGTCGACGGGCCCGATCGACTGATTGGCGAATTTCGGAGAGAACTCTTGTCGATAACATTCCCGCAGGGGAGCAACGTTGTAGCTGATCGATCGAAAAAGTATCTCACTTCTTG GCAAAGCGAATCGATTCAAGTTCGATTGGCTTTCCGGAGTTCAGCGCCCGTATCTTTTCGTACGAAAGTCGAATTTTTTGATGCCGAAAATGAGGCGAATTTTTTCGTCACAGTTTTCGCAACTGCGGACAATTGTCTCATGAGCATTCACGCATATATTATTTCAACCGGCGGGTCCGCAGGGTCGAACAAATTCAAGCTTCAACGCTCGTCAAATTTGTCGATCGAGTCTGAAATTTCGGACAGTTTTTCGATGGATCAACAGGCCTCGCGAGGAGCACAGAGGAGG TTGCTCGATGGTAACGCCACTCTGAGCGTTCACTCGAACGCGAGTCAATCGAGTTGGAACGCTGCGAAGATTCTGAACAACATGAAGTTGAAAAGTGCGATTGCCAAAGAAGCTTCGGGCGCGGAAGCGACGctagaagaggaggaggacgatgacgatgacgacgacgacgaagacggaGAAATGGAA aaaaacaaacaaaatcatCCGGCAATTGATTTCATTGCTAGCGCGTACGAGCGTCACATGCTGAGGTCTTTGAAAGTCGCAGAACAGTGGCTGTACTCGGGTCCTTTGAGATATCAATTTTATCCCCACGTGACCGAAGGAATAACTGCatcattttccaatttattcacCACCGCCAACATGAGCGAAAAGCGAAAAAGCGGACGGATGAATCAGTCTTTTATTGACATTCTTGCAAATGTCGTTGGTCCAGAACTCTTCGACTTCATTGGAGCACC GCCAACCGTATTACCGGAAGACGATGCTGAAAGAATTCATATCGTCTTAAAGActtatgaaaatatgttgaaatttctcattgccaaaGGAGCTTGCGTGTGCCACGTACACGCCCGTCATCTCCTAAATTACAGTGACTATGAAATGACCTTGGAACATCCAAAATTAATG AATACGTCGAAGGAGACTTGCCTGGAAATAAATTTGCTCCATGCTGACCGTATGgaattgcaaaattttgaagcGCGTAGTAAGCAATGTTGGCTCGATATTATTCTGCAAACCTTCAAAAGCTTTGTATTAAAAGGCATCAGTGCTGATGGACTCGGCAGAAGAATTTCAGACAACCTGGAACTTCGAAATATTGAAAGGACTAAATCGGAGAGCGCGTTTAG TTTTGGTGATATCATGAGTGAGGCTTCGGTCATTAAAATCGAGGCTTTagctcgatcgaaaaaaacgtattcCGAACCAGAATCGTTGCTCCTCGCTTGGCTGGAGTTTCATTACGAGCAGCAACGTCAAGAAAAGTGGCTCGTGCACGAAAGCACAGTTCTCAATCCATTGGAAGCCAAGGACGAGACACAGGAAAGAGCAATTACGAATTTCGAGCAAGATCTCGCTGACGGTCTCGTTCTCATAACCGTCACCGTCGCTCATTGTCCCTTTCTCGTCGAGCATTCCTTCAGCAATGTTTATATTAGACCCAGAACGAGCGAGGAG GCCCTGCATAACGCTATATGCCTTGTATCAGCGTGGCGAAAAATTCGGCTTGGTTTCATGATAACACCGGAGGAAATAATTCAGCCGAATGCTGTGCAACTGTTGATGCTCGTCACCCATTTGTTCGAAACACTTCCAACTTATGCTCCAAAGGCCAAG ATCAGATTCAGTTGCCCGTTGACCGAGAAAATAACCCGACCTCTGAACATCACGAACCCATCGGGCTCTCACGTCACTTACgttctccaattttttgcCAATGAGGcggcatttttcaaattactaaCGGAACGCGTCGTCCGTCTCGAACCGTACAGGAGTGCCAACAttcaaatcgaattttatgcaagaaaaatgcaaaagaCTCGAG CCTATCTTCTTCTTTGCGGAGGAGCGATTGGTCCAACCTTCAGTAAAAATCTGTGCTTCGTCCTCGTCGGAGGAACGAGTCATCTGGACATCGTGGAGGAATACCAAATCAAATCAAAATTATACCAAGTGTTGGACAAGACGTTGAGTGTCAGGGTACCTTACGAGAACGCCGCTGAGTACGTTATTtggatgacacaagaaatgcCCATGAAACGAG CCACGATTAAAATGGAACGTTGGTCGGATTTGCGATTAAGAAAAGTTCCAAGGAGGCTTTTTTTGAACCAAAAGTCCATGTCGGTCCTCGAGGGCGCTCACAAAGCCGACCTCTCTGTAACGGTTGCCTGCATCGCTCCGGGAATCCGAAATTTTTGGATTATTTTCACATCGAAGCTCGGGGATTTCATAATTCAA ATAACTTCGAGCTCGCGGACATCGATAACCGACAATCTTACCGTCAAGTGGCAACGTACCAGCTGCATTTGTACAGATCCTTCAAAGAATGTAGTCGAAACGTGTCCCTTGAATATCAGCGTCAGAATTCCCGCAAAAAATACAGAGTTATGGAAATGCATCAATCACGCCTTTCAAAAGTCACTAAatccgaaagaaaaaagtttttggtcCCGTCATTTGG AAACGAATATCGGATTAcgattaatttattatttgatgGGCGATCACACGGATGCGACGGCTAAAGAATTTATGCATCTCTTCGAACCCAGTGCAACTTACAAAGTTTCCACTATTGACAAATCGAGCCCGTTGATTATTCCCGGAAAACTACTCACGATCTCCG ATGTGAAATCGGCTTCTGGAGAGGAAATTGAGatgaaaattcacatgaacAAATCCATGCCACGGGTCTACGAAACAACCATTTCCCTAATTTCGCTCGACAAACGCGAACATCGTCTTTACAATGTTCATTTCCTTTGCGAGAATCCCACGCGATAA